The Apostichopus japonicus isolate 1M-3 chromosome 20, ASM3797524v1, whole genome shotgun sequence nucleotide sequence ACTAATCGTCTTGTCTTGACAGCTTCAAAAGCgtaaattatttataaaattactgaacattttttaatatttgatagaTTTTTGACAGATCCAATTAATATTCTATCATTTCTCAATCGAGACCATATCTTAATTAGTACATTGACCATATATAAATTCATTTCCTTGATTCAGAAAGATTGAAGGTTGTTTGTGTTATTCATCTACTTAAAACTGGTGAATTACATCAATGActcaatatgtacactataCCAAGAGATCCGTCAGCCTTCCAATAAGAGCAGTCTTGCCAATGGCAATGAGTGACACAATGAAACACAAGTTGTcttggtttgtttcattttgagcGCCAAAAAGAAATGGGTTTGTCCCCGTCTTCAGTCCTGAAATCaaatgaatgtatgtgtgtatgtttatgtCACTCCAAACGAACATTTTGATGTACCAAAGTAAGGCTTGTATATTCACGAGATTGCTCTAAGGTATTTTAGAAGTTTTACATGTAAAAAGTATTGATTTAAGACTCGTTTTAAGACTGTTTTAAGACTTGTTCTAACTTTCAGACTTAAATTGTCTTAAGTTGTGGGTTTGGTTCCTCTTTACCATTTGGTATTTATTGTTAGCATTCTGTTTATCCATTAGACAGCACTGTTACGTTGCATTAGAGCCTTGTGTTTGAAGCTATAACTCATTTATAATGTAACTAGACACAAGTTACACCTACTATTTCATCTCCCAATGAATTTTAATAGAAACCACTAAACTTGGCTATTGACACTAAATATGCtgtcatttgttttgaaatgatattgCCTTATCTGTTCACATTTGCTGACTTCAGGGTTAATTTGTTAATATGGAATACCATAATATTGGTAGTGTCAAAAGttgaaaaactgaaaatatgaGTCTTGTGTGACATTTACAACAGATCATCACATCCTTGACCGTTGGCATCCGTTGGGTATAATACTCCAGACATAGTTTTATGTTTTAGCTTCAATCGGTGAAAAGGGATCTTTCACTGTCATATTGACCAGATTTGTAGATCTTAAAATATGTGCTACATGTAACAAAACATGTACAGTGCTCCTAAATCATGTTTataataacaattttattttgtaatgttttttaaGTGCTTTGGCTGTGATACTTGCTAAAGTCGAGCTGCGTAACACTTACTTACTTTGTTATGAATTTAGTGAGAGAAAACACAAAATTGTACTCTTAAGAAAAAGAGACGAGAAAATAATGACAAAAGAGAAACCAGAATTTTTTTCTAATCACTTTGGAAAAGTTCTAATTACATCTACCACATCGTCGACGCTTAGTACAAAATGCTATTTGCAAAATAGGGCTGGCTGTAAGCTTGAAGGGTTGAAATACTATACAAGTGCTTTCTAATATCAGTACAAGTGGTCATGAAACTCCTTAGAAAGAGTGGCCTTCATACAAAAGTTCAAAGAAAGATTGCAGACTGAGAAAAACACATCTAattttcccctccctccctcccccctcagCTATCCATatccactccccaccccccctaccAATTTGAAGATCTCTTCTTAACTATAGGAATACAATTGCAAGTACACAAAGGCATAAATAGAAAGTATCATTTAAGTAATTGTCACATGACATGACTTTCATTCATTAAACATTTCCATTTCATCGAGCAGTCAAACAATTCAAATAGATTAGTCTCCGAGGGTAATTAATTGACCATGATAATAAGGAGACACCTACGGGTCGTGAGAACTGTACGCATGTTCCATTGAAAGAAAGCATAGTAAACATATGCTAATAACAAAATGCGCTAATGAACTAAAAAAGCATATATTTTACCAATAGTAATTAATTATGAGCATGATAATGAGAGATAGTAAAAGCATGGAGTTGAGAATTGACTGGTTTTTCTTTCTACATGCCACAATGAGTTATTTCCTCCAAGTACAAAAAATTGGTCATGGCAATGAAGTCTTATCTGCCAATGTCACCTAGGGaaatcatttaaattaaaataagataTGTTCAGCAAGATGCAGGAACTTCCATTAAACTTCATTTCATTAGGAAGGTTTGCAAATTAAACAATTCTTGTCCACTCCAACCAAGGCATTGTGAGATGCATAATTGGATGGTTGTAAACcgcccagaaaaaaaaaacacaaattccCTCTACTAGTGATAATGATGAAACCAAGTGCAGCATAAAGAAACGATTGGATGAAGTGCAAGTTTCTCACTGTCTTATTACCCAGATCCAAATAACCattcaaaatcatttctttgGGATACCCATTCTAGAGTTAGCCCTGTAAAATCAATCCACTCTCTAAACAAAACCTTAAAGTTAAAGCGACTTCAGACCATGTCATTAGGCGAAAAAAGAAATTGTATATAAGGTATTTAATAGTATATAGGGCTAAACATTGGTTTGATTTGATGTTTCTAACTAAACCGACCTTTTATACCCCCTAGGAAGATTATGCAAACAGCTACATTTACTATTTTATCTTATCCCTCTATCAGCATACTATATTTATTCCCTATATACCATTGCTTAAGCAGCAATATTCCTCTCAAACTTTTAATCATAGAGTCTATGGTTTTAGCCAGCAGGGGAGGGGCTGGGGGGCTATGTCTGAAAGAATCTATCAACTTTAATGGCTGGTTCATTTTACCTTCGATCTGGATAAAATCGAGTGAGATACCGCACATCAATATCCTTGGAAGCATTTTGAAATGCAGGTAGAATAATATCTGTTTTTACCATTCTTTAATGCTTAACCCAGAAAGAACCCATCTTTAAGGACAAAACTGTAAATTGGATGGCAACACTTGGAGTTGAATCACTAAATCACGTTTAACttacagaaacaagaaaaactgaagaaaaaaattgtgacaACAGCTATGCGGATACATTTACATAGATAAAACCCTACTTATGTCAACAAATGTGCTTTATACAGTCATTAAATACTACTAAAAACAAGCAACAAAgcctggagaaaaaaaacactttgcTCTTGATAATGTTTACATTTAAATCTTGTCTTAAAAGCATTAGtttatgaatatgaaaaagCAAGGGTGAGCAAAAAAGAAACTACTAtatacaaatgttttttttttttgtgattaacAAGAACACGATACGCTGGAAACAACAATCACCAGTACTTGTGATGCTATTAAAAATCTTGAAATTTCTTGTGGTCCCTTATAAGAAGGCTGATGTAAGACTATTTTTAATTCAAAGGAGAAAATGTCCTTTCAGCAACCCACCAAATTATGAGCAAAAAGAATGAAttgtaaattagtattacatAGTAACACTATTGCACTATTCAATACCAATGGTACAACAAGAGAAACTGCTACTTTGAAGGAGAAGTTTAAATCCTTAATGGAGCAGCAGAAATAATGCAACAAAAAAGCAGGACAAATTCTCCTCCCTGACAGGGGAAAAACCCTCATCTCCTTTCGTTTGTTTTAACTGGATGTTCTTTTAGTCCCATTTATTATCGTGACCAAAAACTGTTACCATTTCACAGCTCAGTAATCTGCTCTGAGTGCCCAGGCCAAATTCTGCACTCCTCAAAAACTTGCATCATATTAATCAAAGTAACAAGAGAATGattcatgaaatattttcatctttttgaTGTTCGGTCAATGCTCATGATTTAAGCTTCGAGTCAAATTTTCCTttgctctttttcttttttaagttttttaaaaagtttttttttcttcttcttttagcCTCATAAAATCAGTGTTTCAGCTACTTATTTCAGTTTGGGATATGCAATGTTAAACCACAAGCAGCCCACAGAAGACATGGTACTAAGAATACACACTAGATTGGTCTCTCTCTGGATATAGAAAAGGAAtgtctttttcaatttttgtccTTAAAAATTCATTCAGTTTTTACCGTTTCTTTCCTTTGAAGTTTTTAAAATGTCTCCTCATTTTAAACTTACTTTGCAGTAACGGCTGCACGATAACAAACATCATAAGAATGTGTGGCCTTTTAGTTTAGATGGTGACAAGAAGGGGATgcttaaaaattttaaaaaattgaaatattccaAGCACGAGTGAAGAAACCATGTTTCCAAAAGATATAGATAgatttaaatataaagaaaagtaAGTTTTTCCTAGACAGTGTAAAGCTACCAACACCACATACTCTATTTGAATACAAAGAGTTGTAACTACTAAATACTGTTATAAAATGTACAAAGACTATATAAGAAGCCTTCGCAAGACTAGGGTTTGGTACCAAGCTGTTATTCTGATCATCCTTTTGACTGCACTAGGGATGAACTTTTCCGGGCAATATGTTACTGCCTTTCCCTTCAAGTTTATAGCTTTCTATCACATCGTTAAAAAGGCATTCCCTTCCAAAAACACATCTCTTTTAGGCATAGGCTTCTTAGAAATCAACACTGATTTTGGTGGTGTTCTATGCTGTGGTGTTGTAGGGATGGCTTGTACCCAACTGTGCAGGACCACTTATAACCTCTTTTAAGCAAATGTTTCAGGTATGGGCATTGTTTGTTTGTGATGGCTGTTAAGCAGGCATTTGTGCCTGCTTAAATTTACCCATCAAAACTTGAAGTAAACACATCACTTAGTAGAGTTTTAAACCTTATACTACCAATTCTTACTGATCcacaattaaaaaatttaacAGAGAAATTAAAACCCACTCAAGGTGTTGCAGCAATGGACACAATGAATGTACTAAGCACGACTAGAGGGGAGGAGGGCGTATATGGTGTCCGTGGCTAGAAttaaaaaagaggggggaaggggggtatATGATAAAAGGGGTGCAGAGCTACTTCTTAAAGACTTGGCAATTTGGCAACAATTCACACAAAATTGTGAGTCCTCTTgataaaagacaagaaaaaattaaaaacaaatgaaaaagttaggccaaaaaaaatacacaaagaagaaatgttgaaactCACATCTACAAACTATATGTACAAAAAAGAGGAATACAATGTTTAAAAGTTGACCAGCTATTGCCTCAAGAAACCACATCAAGAACTGTAAAAACTTCCaatgtgaggggggggggagttctcCAGCCCCATCTGATCCCTATAAGACCCCCATTTCATCAGCCCCACTCATCTAGTTAAAGCTTCTAACCTCAGAATTGTCTTAAAGAATGGTACAGTCAAGGCAGTGAAACACAGTTGCCAATTGGCAGCTTACAAACCGaacctccctcccaccccacctcccGCTACAACCATAAAGAAGAGAAAGTTTCTACCTACCAACACTCTATACCCATCTGGTTATCTTGGTTCCAAAATCATTCCCAACCTTTCCTTTATAAATGGAAGTATTTTCACCCCTTGTTCTCCAGAGGGACAACGAGACAAAAAAAAGATATCTCCGATTGGTACAAATGTAAGAAGTTGTAAAAATTGGTTTTGAGTTGTTGTGAGTTGATTTTCAAAATACTTTATATAAAAGAGCATATTGAATGGAACCCTGCTACACATCAGGTATACAAAACAGTCACAAACGGTACCAGGTGAGGTGCACAAGATGTTACCCTCAAAATagtaccctccccccccaataTGCCCCCATTTTGTGTTTTACTATATTAGTTCAATGTTGTAATGCTGATTCTTTGGAGGATAATGCCTGAtatcaaattatgaaatatCTGTTAACAATTACTAGAACTTATGATTTCCCACAAATTGTACCTCTGTAGTAATGAATACAATAGAGATCATATTGTTTGGGTTTGggatttgttttgttcatgcaaGATCAGGGCCTTGCCTTCCTTCCAACCCAGAGAGCAAACAGTTATGATATGGTTTTGAAAATTCTCTCTGCACCCTTACTATAAGAACTGATCTTccacaataaaaaagttaaaaatcctGTCTAAAAACACTGTCTTAAGGTACAGATCTGTTTGGCAACTACATAGTTACTGTTGGTGAATTTTTAACCCTAGCGTCCCCCTGTCCTAATGGTCgatgattttaaaaaaaagaaagaaaaataaaacaaaggttcAGCACCTTGATTTTGATCCCTACAATAGCCATTAATATTAAGTGTCTGTCCTAACCTACTTTAtaatgaaaggaagaaaaaagaaggaattaCCATCTTTCCTCCACAAAAGTCTAAATTTCTACAAAACATTAATATCATTCTGATGGATTTAAAAACAAGTTTGATGTTAGAGACAGGAGATGGATTTCACTCAGCTCCTTTTGTTCAGGCAAGTTCCTTGGGGGGTCGAGGGGTGTGCTGGATACAAATCATGAGGCAATAGAGAGGGGCAGGGATTGGTGGTGGTGATGGGTCACAGCAGCTAGCCTTCTTCCTCATAGTCCTCATCTTCATACTCTTCGTCATCATACCCTccctgctgctgctgctgttgatGATGCTGCTCATGCCTTGCCATGCTGGCAGCCACCGCCTGCATCTGATGTTGCTGGAGGAGCATCTGCTGCATCTGTTGCATGCTGGCAGCGTGATTGTATCCTCCAGCAAGGGCCCCCATTGGCGCCATATGAGACCCCATAGGGATCATTTGGGTGGGAGTCGGGGGGCTGACTGCCTGGTGGGCTTGTCTAGAGGAGGCAGCTTGTACAGCTGCAGAATGCTGAGCGGCGACGGCTTCTTGCACAGATTCTGGTATGTGGGCCATATTGGACGCTGCGGATACGGCTGCTGCAGAGGCAGCCTGGGCAGCTGCTGCAGTTGTTGCAGCAGATGGTCTGGCAGCAACCtcagtggtggtggtggtgctGGGCTTCTTGCTTGCAGTAGCAGCCTGCATTCCCTTCTGAAAAATACAAGAAGACACCCATGGTCAAGAGTTTCATGAACAGTAGCATACCCAGGGTATGTAATATTGGATACTCATTGCATATAATCATATAATGCTCTCACGGCACACTGCCCAACTGACCCGTTGTTACTTGGAAAAGTGTGTAAGGTTGAGCAATATACGTCTTCTCAAGATCTTGGCAGTTTGAAGTCACATTGCCTTCAGCCATATTACTGGCAGTCAGCAGTGTGTTTCACAACCAAAACAGCCCACTGTAATGTAACTAAATGTAACCAATCACAGTGTAATCGATTTGCATGTGACCTAAATGAGCTCCAGTCATTAACAGCAAATAGTCCTTCATTATGAGGGGTCAATTGTAAGACCATGGGGGTGAACTAGGTTATAACTTGTGAGCCAAAGTTTGGTAGTGATCAGGCAGGCTTATTGCTAGTATGTCTGAATAACCATGTATATAACTAACCCACATCAGATGCTCCAGTCCACATAGGCTGTTAAACATGTTATTAAATGTCTTAACATGTCTTTcaaataactttatatatatgattcaCTGGTGTTGCGCATCTACACACTTGAAATGTGTAGAAGACACTTCTACCCTTTAAATTGTAACTGATGACTATCTGTTAACTTTCACAATCCCTCTACTTCACTATAAACCAGTACATGTAAAAGGAGATGCATTTTAAGGTCATATCAGCAGCGGACATgccaaacattgatcattttatTAATCTTAATTGGCTCATATATGTCAAGCATAATATTGTAACAGAAGCAGAATATTATCAATGGATAAAAAGCAGAGTGCATCGTACTCCATTGTGTTGGTATAACCTGTTTGTATGCCTCATTGAAATAGTGCATTCAATCCACTGAAGTACAAAGGCCAAACTTAAACAATCTTCCAAATACATAGCATCCTTATATGTCCAGATTATATgtgaaattaccaaaatttcctcttttcttgttttagCTTTCAATGGTTGCAACCCAGTTCCAAGTAACGATGTGGACGATGGGGAGGCGGCAAAGAGGAGACGATGGGGGCGAGGCCACTATGGGAAGGAGACGACGATGGGAACGAGTTGATGCTTCCTGGAGTGTTTAcacaggtccaaaaatcgggaaccgggtacacAAGAGCCGTTACCtgtagtgtttgcacggggtatCCCGGTACCCGTCTGACGTGATACTACcgggttcctaatttattacacaatcctaagcaaagtgttattttttttttttttggggggcaaaccgacggttaggcagatttcccatagacttagtgtggtgttaggctaccatgtggtcgaagataacagcaataacgaaggtacctgCCCGACCCGATACTACCCAGTtgctaatttattacccgaatcctacgcaaagtgtaaattttttttttttttgcaaaccgatggttaggcagatttcccattgacttagtgcagtgttaggctaccatgtggtcgaggataacagcaataacaaaagtataccaTGTGTAAATTTGCATTGAAATAGTGCCTTTAATTCACTGAACCACCATGGCAAAACGGGCCATCCTTCCAAATATTTACATACAGTATTATGTCCAGCTCATAAGTGCAATTACCACACTTTGCCTTCTTTCTTCAGATTTGGTTGCATCCCATTCCCAAGTGACGATGGGGACAATGGCCACGATGGGAACGAGGTGATGCTTCCTCAAGTGATTCAAGTAGCAAATCAATACTGTGCTGTGCATTAGATCTTCAAACTTTTGATCACTTGTGTAAATTTGCATTGAAATAGTGCATTTAATCCACTAAACTACCATGGCAAAACAGGCCATCCTACCAAATATATAAAGTATTATGTCCAGATCATAAGTGAAATTACCACAATTTGCTTTCTATTTTCAGCTTTTGTTGGTTGCATCCCATTCCCAAGTGAAGATGGGGACGAGGCAATGATGGGGATGATGGCCACGATGGGAACGAGGTGATGCTTCCTCTAGTGATTCAAGTGGCAAATCAACACTGTGCTGATCAACATCACTGCAGGGGATGCTTACACTTTGCATTGTAATAGTGCATTTAATCCACTGAACTACAAGGGCCAACGTAAATAATCTTCCATATATAAATAGCATCCTTATGTGTCCAGATTATACgtgaaattaccaaaatttCCTCCCTTTTGTTTTTAGCATTTGTTGGTTGCAACCCACTTCCAAGTAACGATGGGGACGAGGTGACGATGGAAAGGCGGCAAAGAGGTGACGAGTTGATGCTTCCTCGAGTGATTCAAGTAGCAAATCAACACTGTGCTGATCAAAATCACTGCAGGGGATGCTTACAATTTGCATTGAAATAGTGCAATTAATTCACTGAACTACCATGGCAAAACCATGGCATCCATGGCAAAACCATGGCACCATACCATGACATCCTTCCAAATATAAATAGTATTGTGTCCAGATCATAAGTGAAATTACCAcaatttgctttctttcttcAGCTTTTGTTGGTTGCATCCCACTCCCAAGTGAAGATGGGGACGGGGCAAAGAGGTGACGATGGGGATAATGACCACAATGGGAACAAGGTGATGCTTCCTCGAGTGTTTCAAGGCAAAGATGTGAGGATGGGAACAAGGCAAAGAGGTGACGACGGGAACGAGGAGTGAGATGCTTCCTCAAGTGATTCAAGTAGTACTTCAATACTGTGCCATGCATTAGATCTTCAAACCTTTGATCAAAATCACTGCAGGGGGATGCTTACACTAGTGTTAATTTGCATTGTAATAGTGCATTTAATCCATAAACTACAAGGGCCAACGTAAATAATCTTCCATATATAAATAGCATCCTTATGTGTCCAGATTATAAGTGAAATTACCAAACTATCCTCTCTTTTATTTTTAGCATTTGTTGGTTGCAACCCACTTCCAAATAACGATGGGGACGAGGTGACGATGGGAAGGCGGCAAAGAGGAGACTATGGAGACAAGACGACTATGAGAAGGAGGCAAAGAGGTGACGAGTTGATGCTTCCTCGATTGAATCAAGTAGCAAACCAATACTGTGCTGTGCATTAGATCTTCAAACCTTTGATCAAAATCACTGCAGGGGATGCTTACACTTGTGTTAATTTGCATTGTAATAGTGCATTTAATCCATAAACTACAAGGGCCAACGTAAATAATCTTCCATATATAAGTAGCATCCTTATGTGTCCAGATTAAAAGTGTAATAACCAAACTATCCTCTCTTTTATTTTTAGCATTTGTTGGTTGCAACCCACTTCCAAGTAACGATGGGGACGAGGTGACGATGGGAAGGCGGCAAAGAGGAGACTATGGAGACAAGACGACTATGAGAAGGAGGCAAAGAGGTGACGAGTTGATGCTTCCTCGAGTGAATCAAGTAGCAAACCAATACTGTGCTGTGCATTAGATCTTCAAACCTTTGATCAAAATCACTGCAGGGGATGCTTACACTTGTGTTAATTTGCATTGTAATAGTGCATTTAATCCATAAACTACAAGGGCCAACGTAAATAATCTTCCATATATAAATAGCATCCTTATGTGTCCAGATTAAAAGTGTAATAACCAAACTATCCTCTCTTTTATTTTTAGCATTTGTTGGTTTGCAACCCACTTCCAAGTAACGATGGGGACGAGGTGACGATGGGAAGAGGCAAAGAGGTGACGATGGGAACAAGTTGATGCTTCCTCGAGTGTTTCAAGTAGCAAATCAATACTGTGCTGTGCATAAGACCTTCAAACTTTTGATCACTTGTGTAAATTTGCATTGAAATTtacaacaatttgctttttttttttcagctttTGTTGGTTGCATCCCACTCCCAAGTGAAGATGGGGACGAGGCGACAATGGGGGCGCCGTAAAGAGGTGCGATGGGGACGAGGCGAATATCGGGAAGAAGTGATGCTTCCTTGAGTGCTTCTTTTAAGTGCTGTGCTTATTTGATCAGTCACTGCAGGGGATGCCTACACTAATATGCAATTTGCTTTCAGGttcaatttgaacattttccaGTCAGTGTTATACTTGAAGCAAAATTCATATTTTACAAGTTCAACTTGAACTTACAAGCTAGTGACAAATCCAACTTGAACTTACaagcaaaatgaatatttaagtCGAACTTGAACTTGTAACAaatgaattttaaaataaagttcaacttgaacttgaaaacaaaatgaataagaAGTTAAGCTCAACTTGGACTTaaacttgaacttgaacttAAACTTGATAGTAAAATGACTATTTTAAGTAAATTAAGCTCAGCTTGAACTTCAACTTGAACTTGAACTTGAAAATGACTATTTTAAGTAAATTAAGCTCAACTTGAACTTaaacttgaacttgaacttAAACCTGAAAGTAAAATGACTATTTTAACTAAATTAAGCTCAACTTGAACTTAAACTTGAACTTGAAAATGACTATTTTAAGTAAATTAAGCTCAACTTGAACTTaaacttgaacttgaacttAAACCTGAAAGTAAAATGACTATTTTAACTAAATTAAGCTCAACTTGAACTTaaacttgaacttgaacttAAACTTAAACTTGAAAGTAAAATGACTCTATTTTAAGTCCAACTTGaacttgaaaacaaatgaagaaatgaataaagaaaGGTCCTGCTTCTTAAAGTGGTAAACCCTGCAAATGGCCAATAGATACAACACCTGCATTAAAGAGGGAATTAATGTGAACAATGGAGGGCTGTGAGGGGTGAAcaatggaggggtgtgaggggtGAAcaatggaggggtgtgaggggtGAAcaatggaggggtgtgaggggtGAAcaatggaggggtgtgaggggtGAACAACGGGGGTGTGACGGTCGatcaacgggggggggggtgtgatg carries:
- the LOC139961912 gene encoding uncharacterized protein isoform X2 encodes the protein MGTGQRGDDGDNDHNGNKVMLPRVFQGKDVRMGTRQRAFVGCNPLPNNDGDEVTMGRRQRGDYGDKTTMRRRQRAFVGCNPLPSNDGDEVTMGRRQRGDYGDKTTMRRRQRAFVGLQPTSK
- the LOC139961912 gene encoding uncharacterized protein isoform X1, translating into MGTGQRGDDGDNDHNGNKVMLPRVFQGKDVRMGTRQRAFVGCNPLPNNDGDEVTMGRRQRGDYGDKTTMRRRQRAFVGCNPLPSNDGDEVTMGRRQRGDYGDKTTMRRRQRAFVGCIPLPSEDGDEATMGAP